GTGGAATGCGAGCCGCGCCGCGTTCCTCCCAGGGCCGGACGCTGAAGCCTCCTCCACGACCCCGTACCAGCCGTCGGCGGCCTCGTCCCAACCACCCCCGTCCACCTCCATCTTGTCCGCGTCCTCCGCCTCCTTTGCTGCCCCCTCGGCTGCAACACTGATCGCCTCGTCGTGATGACCCATCGCCCGTCCTGCCACTCCTCCTTCGGCGTCCGCGGGAACCTAGCGCGGGCGGCGAGGAAGAGCTTCGCCCACGAGGTCTGCAGGCTGCGCAACATGGTGATGGAGGAGGAGAGTGCGTCGGAGAAGGTAGAGGGAGAGTGGGGTGGCGGAGGCTACTATGAGCTCTACGAGGCTGCCTCGCTGCACCTTTTATGGCCGGCGGCCTTGGCGGGAAAATTTGACGCGAGCGCGCGCCCTAATGCCCTTTCGCGCGCGAGAACCCTGGTGCGCGTGGGAACTTTCCCGCGCGTTCTCCCGCCCGTCATTATTGTCCCGTCGAGGTCTGCCATGACATAGGGCCGCCGAAAGAAGACGAGCCGCGTGGTACTTTTTTGGGTCGCCGCAACGTGCAATCCAAACAGACACGCGGATGCGGCTTGCGTGTTCGCGCGACCACCCAAATGATCACAACCGGAGCGCGAACGCCCCAATTTAGGTCTCCCGTTAAAGATGCCCTAACCGAGCACGTGCTGCTCTTCCACACTGCACTTCACACGCGCTGGTATCCCAGCAGTAGCAGTGGCGCAAGTAATTGTTACACTGAAGCTGCCATGACATGCAAGAGACTAGCACTAGATGAGGTCTGTTTCACTGCTCCCCTAACCGAAATTGAGGGGTTATATTCGGTTTTTTTTCTACATTGGGTCCGACGAAATCCATGTCCAACCGATGTATACTCGTGTGTATTGATACAATATCTGTACGTCGTGTTAGAAAAGAAAAAATGAGGTCACATGATCCGATCTCATCCGTGTAGCTAGCGCCCAACGTCGTGCATTCCTGATTTTGAAACCTATTGGTGGCGCGACACAACAACTCGGATCTGCCGACGGCACCACCGGTCGACAGTTAGGGTTCTCCTGCTCGTGCACATGGGCTTCTTCCTCCGGCGCATCAACCAGCGTGGTGGGACGATTAGGTTGAGCGTGCGGCCACTGTCAGGTTCTCTTGCTCGTGCGCTTGGGCTTCTTCCTCCAGCGCATCAACCACTATGGTGGGGTAGGCTTCTTCCTCCAGCGCATATCACTACGGCGCAGTGATCCTGCTAATTACGAGTGGTACACGCGCCGGTCATCTCCGCAATTGCCAGTGATATCATGGCCGCTCCAGATCCGCCCCTCTCCATCCAAGGTACCCTCTGTTCCCGGCGTGGGCTTCTTCCTCCGACGCATCGACCAACGTGGTGGGACGGTCAGGTTGAGCTTGCGGCCACGGTTAGTTTCCGCTGCTCGTGCGTGTGGACTTCTTCCGCCCGCGCATTGACCACCGTGGTAAGGTAGGCTTCTTCTTCCGGCGCATCGACCAACGTGGTGGGTGGCTTCGTTCTTCTGGTGCTGTGGGAAATTGTTTCGTTCCAAGGTAAGTCTATGATCATCAAATTGGTGACCTCTGTAAAAATACGATCACTTTCTTTTTTGTTGAAGTTCTTTGCAGATGTACTGAAGTTGGGAATTTTTGTAGGAAATGGCGAAGTCTAGGTCTGGTGTTTGTGAACTAGAGAAAGAACTTGGAATTGACTTTCCTGGAGACGGTTCAAATGATTCTAGTATTTGGCTTGGTGATAGGCTAGATGAATCTATGTCACCGAGTGAAGAGTTGTCTATTGATTCAAAGTCAAATGGCGGGGATAGCTCAGAGCATGTGAGCGAAGCTGATTATAATGTAAGCGACTTTATTGTACTCAATTATTGTCACTGAAAGCAAAAGCATAACGTGAATTTTTTAACATTGCTAATGTTACCAAAATATGTAGATGGACATCGAGACAATGATAACGAGGGAATCAATTCTGAGGCCGTGTTGGTGGAAAATAGAAATAAGCTACATAGAGTGTAATTGTTATTTCATAAGCAAACGAATGAGATGACCATTAAATGATGATTAATTGTTATTAATTTATGCAGGAAATAGTTGGATTTCAAAATGTGTACGACTATTACGGTGAATTCGACATGGAGAGTGGTATTTTTGATGACTCGGTAGGTGCAAAAGATTATGGGGAGTCGAATGCGTCAAACAATATGGAGGCTTGCTTTACGGTTATTTTGTGTGGAAATCAATTTTTTGATTGACATATAATTATTTAGTTTTCATTGCTATGTTTTTAATGTGCATGCCCCGGTTTATGTTTTTAATGTCATTGCCGAGTCGGTGTCCATAATTATGGCACAACCAACTCATCATCCTTTCCGTTTTCAGCGGACATTCGTTTGGGGCAACTTTCTTAGCTTCAGACTAAATTACTAACAGAAACTGAGTTAATATCTATGTCAGAGTCTGATTCAACTGGATTAACATTATCAATGATAGAAAGGTTCACTAGTGTGTCGCCCAGATTGCCAAACGGCTTATCTGGTGTACGACCATTCACTCCAATCGCCTACGCAGGTGTAGGCATTGATCCCTTTGCATCTGTATGGCCATTCAATCCATTCGGATTTCGACGCGTAGTACCATTCTCAACAGGCACCTTTACATGTGTGCCGTGATCTGCACCTTAATCAGGCTCGATCATATCAATGATCGAACAAACATGCTCTCCACCTCCTTATGAATCACTATACTTCTTATACATGAACTTTTTCTTTTTACGAGGCACATTCTGGAAAGAACCGACATCTTCCTCGTCTTCCATGTTACCGGAAACCGCTACTTCCTAGAGCAAGTGATTTTTTTCAGAACCGCCTTCCGATCGATCAACACATACTATGATCCTCAGATCTGATTACTCGCTCCAGCAATGCAGTTCGTCGCGTCTCAATCAAACTGGCCACGAAAATCACCCTTGTTAACCAACATCTTCGATCGGACAAGTGCAAGTGTGTGTGGAGCGATGAGCATGGGCGCCACTGTCAAGTTCAGAAAATGTGACCGTCGGTCACCTCCACCACTCTTCCTTGGTGCTAGAGCTTCACACATTACTCCAACTGGGTACTCTGCATAATAAGTTAGAGAAAGAAAACGTTACTGCTGCCACTGCCAACCTAACAATAACAGTAAGTCTAAAATATGGCATGCTAAATCATGTCAAGCTACAGTCGACACCATGCATCAACCCTATGTGAATTAACTTTGGTCCAAAACGGTTGTGCAGATCCAGCACAAGGTAATAACATATACTACTATATTGCAGCCACATTTATACGCGAGCTACCCTTTCCTAAAGGGTCTGGCTACCTATAtgccttttgaatcaaagaaaggtTTTTTTAACTGATCATGCATGCCCGGCAGGCATATATGGGAAGAAGCTCTCTCCACTTCCCTTCAGCATCTGTTCTCAACTCAGACACCTCTGCCTTCTCCAACCTCACTTCTCTCTCTTGGACGATCTATGGAGGGGACGAGGAAGCAGGACTTCACCGTTCAGGTGGAGGATGGAAGGCCTGGGAAGGATGGCCGGCCGGCGGTAGGCCCGGTGTTCCGCAATATACTGGCCAAGGATGGGTTCCCGCCGCTCGAGCCTGACATGAGAACCTCATGGGATGTGTTCAGGTAATTCTTCCTGCTAGATGTCAGACAAAATCATCTTGTGGGTTTTTTCCTCAAGGACATAAAAACAGTACTCTACACATGTGGTTTTACTTCAACCGAAAAGAAAACACACTAATCTGCATGTGTACTCAACAGATGGTACTGAGGAGAACCGCACTCTGATTTACCAAAACTAACTTAATTTTGAATCTTCATATAAGGACATGCATGTGAAAAAGCTGTGCACAAAACTCCGAAAGTTTAAGTTGAACGTTCACTCCAAAGATTTTTTTTCTCAAACTTATCTTTTAAAACTTTCTTTCAAAAACATCCAAATAGCACAAGGCTAGAAAGGGAAGTAAGAACATACCGCCTCCACCGTGTTGTATTAACCTTCAAAGAGTGCATGAGCAGCAGCTTAGCTGGCTCCTCCATAAAGAACATGTAAAGAGCGAGCATAATGCATAAGATAGTTGAGACTTCATGTTATTCAGCATACCATGCAGATAAACTTTCTAGTACTTAAGATTAAATGTATAAAGGTTGTTAGATTTGTCGTTTTAACTCACAAAATCTTGGTTTTTTTGTTATAGTAGCAATGAATCTTCAAAACTCACAAaatcttggttttttttttttgcttatatCTCTGCAGAACAGCCGCAGGCAAGTATCCGAACAACCGGATGCTTGGATGGCGTCCATTTAAAGATGGAGTGGTATGCCCAAGGATAATTAAGCTTATTTTTCTGCTACATGTGTCTATTTCCGATTAGTTTGTTCTTGATGGGAACCTTCCTCATTTTCATCTTCTAGCCAGGGCCCTATTTATGGAAATCATACAAGGAGGTCTATGAAGAAGTTCTTCAAATTGGCTCTGCACTGCAGCACCTGGGAGTGCAACCGGTGAGAACAGAAAATTAAGATAACTTTTTCACTCCAGCTATATAAAATACTAGACCTTCTTCCGTTATTGGCATCTTCGTATTTGGAAGAGAGCTTGTAAAATTCACATTAATTATAGACAATGATGATCCTATGCTTGATCTATGTCAGGGTTCCAGGGTTGGAATTTATGGAGCAAACTGCCCTCAGTGGCTGGTAGCAATGCAGGTAACCCATCTGAATGATAATCTCCTTTGACCAAGATAAACAATGATAATCCCACAATTAACTTTGCAGGCTTGCAATGGTTACAGCATAATATGTGTCCCACTATACGATACTTTAGGTAAGCAGGAAACTGATAAATAATAGACCCTCGCCAGAAATGTTTCAGATCAACTAATGCAAACGTTTGAAAAATAACACTTGGGCTTTTGATCAGGAAAAAATACGCCACATATTTATTAGAATTAATAACTGTTGCATGAGATTGCAGGTGCAGGAGCTATTGATTACATCATTGACCATGCTGAGATTGATGTTGTCTTCATACAagacaagaaaataaaagaagtaAAACCAAATTCACTATCTGAGTTGGATACATTTAGAATCTCCTCCGAATTTAGATTTGATAGTATTTCTTATTTGCAGATACTGTCCCCAAATTGCATATCTGCGACAAGGCTAAAAGGTAAGCATTATCAAGTGATTAGGGTCTCTTCATTGCTTAGGAACGATTAAATAGCTTTATTCTCGAAAGCATGCTTGCAGCATTGGTTGCATTCACTCGGGCAGATGATGAACAAATCAAAGATGCTGAGCAGATTGGGATGGAAGTGTACTCATGGAATGATTTCTTAAAAGCGGTGGGTAGAGAGAAATTTACAATGTTCATTCACCATTCAGACAGAAAATATTGGTTGTTATGTCATGTATGTGTTGGTCAAACCATTGATTCTGGAATTGCATTTCAGGGAAAGGATAAACCAGCCAAACCTTGTCCTCCGCAACCACATGATACATGCACCATCATGTACACAAGTGGAACAAGTGGGCAACCCAAAGGTGTTATGCTGAGCCATGAGAGCCATGGAATGTATGTAAAAGGGGTGGACCTCTTCATGGACAAGATTGATGATAAGGTTACTTCTTTCTATCAGATATAATGATGTGAACAAGCCTAATCCAGATTGAAGATCTCCTGTTTAAGCAAATTCGCTGGTGTTGGGCATGCAGATGTCAACAGATGATGTGTTTCTTTCTTTTCTCCCACTTGCTCACATTCTGGACCGCATGGTCGAAGAGTATTTCTTTCACAAAGGAGCCTCAGTTGGCTATTACCATGGAGTGAGAAAATCCGCTTCTTAATTTTACTGGTGAATTGTGATCATTCTTTCTTTAATATGACCACAATCTTGTATTCTGTCAGGATTTGAATGCTTTGAGAGATGATATCATGGAATTAAAGCCAACTCTGCTAGTTGGGGTGCCCAGAGTGTATGAAAAGATTTACGAAGGTGGTAAAATGAAAATATTGGTAGTAATTAAGCGTCCGTAGCTGCTAAATCAGACAATTTTTTTCTATGATTGACCTTAGGTATTTTAAAGGCCTTAGCAGATCTCAGACCCCACAGGAGACTGATTTTTGATGCCTTGTACAACCGGTAAGTTGAATAGCATCATGAATTATTTTTTGCAGCAAAGAAATCATGTCAGCTCACCATATAGCTTTTGCAATACAGCAAATTAGCAAGCATGAAAGCAGGGTACACACACAAAACTGCTTCACCTTTTGCGGACATGCTGGCTTTTCGCAAGGTATTGTGTTCATAACTAAGAAAGAATCCCTAGAGATAAAGTACTTTCAGAAAAAGATTAAAGATTGGGAAAAGTTGTACTCACCAGTCACGACTTCAGTATCTGCcttgtttcttgcatttgtttgctCTAGGTGAAGGCAAGGCTCGGTGGTCGTATTCGCCTACTAATCTCCGGTGGTGCACCATTAAGTACTGAAATAGAAGAGTTCTTGAGAGTGACCAGCTGTGCACACTTTGTCCAAGGCTATGGTAATGCATACCCTTCCAATCTTTGAAATTTCCTCCTGCAGACTGCTATCATCACAGTGAAGGATTCCAAAGCATTCTAAATATACCACCAAACTTGGTGGGTATAATTTCAGTTCAAGCCTGAACTCTAGTTCTGTTTTGAACTGGAATCAGTTGACCTGTTCTAGCAATAGCCAAAAGAGAAATGAATACTTAGTGATTCCTTATGTAGGTTGGATCCATATTACCTAGCTCCATGCTATACCCAATTTTACCAAAACGACAATTTTAAGAATATTTCCTGTCAACTTATTGTGTTAAGCTATTTATTAACTTAATTGCACATTAATGTTTACAACAAGCAAAAGAATGTTGGCATCTATTTTTCTTATTACCCAAAGATAATGACAAGCCAGAATAAAGTtctttctccatacaaaattccAATAATGCATGGGTTAGTTATAAATCCCTTGGTCAATTAAAAGGAACCAGAATAAGGTTAGACTTCGTGGCCTTTGTTCAGGTTTAACAGAAACATTGGGACCTAGCACAGCCGGTTACCCTGATGACATGTCACTGGTTGGAACTGTCGGTGTCCCCACCATCTACACTGAACTGCGTTTGGAAGAAGTACCTGAGATGGGTTATGATCCACTTGGTGTTCCTGCTCGTGGTGAAATCCTGATCCGAGGGAACACTGTCTTCACTGGGTACTATAAAAATCCTGAGCTCACAAATGAGGTCATGGCTGATGGATGGTTTCATACAGGTGAAAGAATCACATTCTAATTTAAACAGAAGATGGATATAAAGTTTCACATAGCATGTTCTGACATACTGTTGTTCTCAGGAGACATTGGAGAGATGACCCCAGATGGAATCCTCAAGGTAATTGACCGAAAGAAGAACATCTTTAAGGCCCAATTCGGTGCCAGTGTTTTTAGCAGTGTTTGGGCCGGTTTTGGGGTGTTTTTTTCGGGCTCGATAAAAACACCTCGAAACACCTCAAAACGCGCCTGGGCTGTTCGGTAGGCCGGTTTCGGCCCGTTTAGGCCCGACGAAACCGGACGAAACCGACCGAAACCCGTCGGGCTGGGGTGGAAGGAAAACGCGAGCCCCCCCTCGCGTTTCTGCGTGGCGGCGAGAGGGCGACGTGGGCGAGAGGGCGACACGGGCGagagggaggaagacgacgccggTCGCCGCTCCAAGACCACGCCGCCGCTGAAGCTCCCTCGACGCTCCAAGACCAGGCCGCCGACGCTTCCCCCTATCAGGTACCTACTCTCTCCTCTCGACCTCACCGCCCCCAACCTGGCGCCCATAGCTGACCCCTCTCAGATCCGCCGGGACGGCCGTCGACGAGGGGCGTCTCACGCGTCGTCCGGTCAGCTCGGGTGGCATCCAGTTCTGTGTGCATCGGTAGTGACTAGGGGAGCACCAGGGGCCACGCTGCGCTTCCTAGATTAGCCAAACAGAAAAATGGAATGTCCGTTTCTCTGAATTCAGCAAGTGGTTTCTCTGCCGAAAAAGTTTCCAATTTGTTTGGATTCCATCATACCCAGTCTTAACTTTTCAGCATTGTATGCTTCAGTTCAGCTCAATCTGTTTGTTGCTCTAAATTTAGCAAATGGTCTCTCTGCTGATCTATGTTGATGGACTTGTTATAGCAATTTAGTTGCCAGGCAGGCTTCACGCCGCTTAGGCCTTTAAAAAAATATGAATCAGTTTGCTTATGTTATCAAACCTGTGGTGTGGATAGTCCACTTGAAAGAGACATGAGGCCTATTGTTTGCTATTGTTAATTTAGCTGTGATGATAAGATGCTATTGTTTGCATTTATGTACTGGTTGCAAGATATGATCTTCTAGTGTGCTACAAAGATTTGATTTTTTTATTTATGATGCACATCTACTGTCAAAAAGATTGTTTTTTTATCTGTTTGCGTTAAATACACTTGAAAACACTACTTTGTAAAACAAGTGTTCCAAACAAGTGTTTTAGGTGAAAGGGGTTTTGTAGTGTTTTGGGTGGTTAGTGTTTTCACCCAAAACACTCCACAAAACACTCCTCGAAACACAAAAATACACTGGCACCAAACAAGGCCTAAGCTGTCGCAAGGGGAGTATGTTGCAGTTGAGTATCTGGAGAAAGTATATGTCTTCCCTCAAATTATTGAAGATGTAAGGAGAAGTCCAGTGAAATCATATGCTTATATTAAGAGAGTGCATATCCCTGCATTCATTGTAATactgtatttttttttttgtagatCTGGGTGTTCGGGGACAGCTACAGATCTAACTTAGTTGCAGTAGTTAATCCACATGAAGAAAACACCATGAAGTGGGCAGCGTCAAATCGATACAAAGGTTCTTTCGATGAAATATGCAAATTGGGAAGTCTTAAAGAATATATCCTTACTGAACTCGCAACTGCTGCACAGAAGAACAA
This region of Lolium perenne isolate Kyuss_39 chromosome 2, Kyuss_2.0, whole genome shotgun sequence genomic DNA includes:
- the LOC127332067 gene encoding long chain acyl-CoA synthetase 1, producing the protein MEGTRKQDFTVQVEDGRPGKDGRPAVGPVFRNILAKDGFPPLEPDMRTSWDVFRTAAGKYPNNRMLGWRPFKDGVPGPYLWKSYKEVYEEVLQIGSALQHLGVQPGSRVGIYGANCPQWLVAMQACNGYSIICVPLYDTLGAGAIDYIIDHAEIDVVFIQDKKIKEILSPNCISATRLKALVAFTRADDEQIKDAEQIGMEVYSWNDFLKAGKDKPAKPCPPQPHDTCTIMYTSGTSGQPKGVMLSHESHGMYVKGVDLFMDKIDDKMSTDDVFLSFLPLAHILDRMVEEYFFHKGASVGYYHGDLNALRDDIMELKPTLLVGVPRVYEKIYEGILKALADLRPHRRLIFDALYNRKLASMKAGYTHKTASPFADMLAFRKVKARLGGRIRLLISGGAPLSTEIEEFLRVTSCAHFVQGYGLTETLGPSTAGYPDDMSLVGTVGVPTIYTELRLEEVPEMGYDPLGVPARGEILIRGNTVFTGYYKNPELTNEVMADGWFHTGDIGEMTPDGILKVIDRKKNIFKLSQGEYVAVEYLEKVYVFPQIIEDIWVFGDSYRSNLVAVVNPHEENTMKWAASNRYKGSFDEICKLGSLKEYILTELATAAQKNKLRGFEYIKGVVLDPVPFDMERDLVTATVKKRRNYMLKYYQPEIDKVYMEDQKDANKAK